A stretch of Aerococcaceae bacterium zg-252 DNA encodes these proteins:
- a CDS encoding DUF1576 domain-containing protein, with amino-acid sequence MSLLLHFFKAPFIRKHFILFLAIFTLVFALFMPDRHALWHNYLTIITQPTHLLQDFFALGGLSATFFNAATHLFLMYALFMWNDQTKLSGFQIGAMGIYLGHSFFGTHLINILPIIGGVILYAIWTKQSFKRFTTISLFATSLAPMVSTLIAHNHSQFTLLWLIVVIGLILGFITPVLSEHFLKFHQGFALYNSGFTTGIIAMFALLIFQLFEVDISSRTIINNEVHIYTTVYFLCLLFFAFCIYLHNPKKAHQNFPKLLKRSGRLPDDFMLNFQAETTALNIFLNGGIYLALILLLGIRISGPVLGGLCSVLGFSAFGKHPRNCLPISAGVLAIALLTKQDITQIQVALPLLFGTSLAPVAGYYGIFAGIIAGALQFLLASTVFPLHQGLTLYNNGFSSGFIAAFMVPIIDIILEHRPNNV; translated from the coding sequence ATGTCATTACTATTACATTTTTTTAAAGCACCCTTTATCCGAAAACATTTCATTTTATTTTTAGCAATTTTCACTTTAGTCTTTGCACTATTTATGCCTGATAGACATGCTTTATGGCACAATTACTTAACAATCATTACACAGCCAACCCATTTACTCCAAGATTTCTTTGCTCTTGGAGGACTATCGGCAACATTTTTTAATGCAGCGACGCATTTATTTTTAATGTATGCTCTCTTCATGTGGAATGACCAAACCAAATTGAGTGGCTTTCAAATCGGAGCAATGGGCATCTATTTAGGTCACAGCTTTTTTGGTACTCACCTTATCAATATTTTGCCGATTATCGGTGGTGTTATCTTATACGCTATTTGGACTAAGCAATCATTTAAACGGTTTACTACGATTAGTTTATTTGCTACTTCATTGGCCCCTATGGTTTCAACATTGATTGCACATAATCACTCACAATTTACTTTACTATGGCTAATTGTGGTGATTGGATTAATTTTAGGCTTTATTACGCCCGTATTGTCAGAACATTTTTTGAAATTTCATCAAGGCTTCGCACTATATAACTCTGGTTTCACAACAGGAATTATTGCAATGTTTGCCTTATTAATCTTTCAATTATTTGAAGTAGACATATCGTCTCGCACGATTATTAATAATGAAGTGCACATTTACACAACGGTCTATTTCCTATGTCTATTATTTTTTGCATTTTGTATTTATTTGCATAATCCCAAAAAAGCACATCAAAATTTTCCGAAATTATTAAAGCGTTCCGGAAGACTTCCTGATGATTTTATGCTAAACTTTCAAGCTGAAACGACTGCATTGAATATCTTTTTAAATGGTGGCATTTACTTAGCCCTCATCTTACTATTAGGTATTCGTATCAGTGGTCCTGTGCTCGGGGGATTATGCTCGGTTTTAGGTTTCAGTGCATTTGGTAAACACCCACGTAATTGTCTACCAATCAGTGCAGGGGTACTAGCCATTGCCCTATTAACCAAACAAGATATCACGCAAATCCAAGTCGCACTGCCTTTATTATTTGGTACTTCGCTAGCTCCAGTTGCCGGCTACTATGGTATCTTCGCTGGAATTATTGCAGGTGCCTTGCAATTTTTATTAGCCAGTACCGTCTTCCCTTTGCATCAAGGGCTAACGCTGTATAACAATGGCTTCAGCAGCGGATTTATCGCTGCCTTTATGGTTCCAATTATCGACATAATTTTAGAACACCGACCAAACAATGTTTAA
- a CDS encoding DUF2187 domain-containing protein, with product MAAMLTKQTKSIIERELRRGTSKSRIAAILNVDFEEAQEMIETVKKSIRPDLNDVITFNFRDNFMTGKIIKLLTNSAVVKIDWSKSDTIMKDICEERTIVNFKDIIDFVSLPEE from the coding sequence GTGGCAGCAATGTTAACGAAACAAACGAAAAGTATTATAGAACGTGAATTAAGGCGTGGCACGAGTAAATCAAGAATAGCTGCGATATTGAATGTTGACTTTGAAGAGGCACAAGAAATGATTGAAACAGTTAAGAAGTCAATTCGTCCGGATCTAAATGATGTCATTACGTTTAATTTCCGAGATAATTTTATGACAGGTAAAATTATCAAATTACTGACCAATAGTGCCGTTGTTAAAATAGATTGGTCTAAGTCGGATACGATAATGAAAGATATTTGCGAGGAGAGAACCATTGTCAATTTTAAAGATATTATTGATTTTGTTTCTTTGCCAGAGGAATAA
- a CDS encoding diacylglycerol kinase family lipid kinase, whose amino-acid sequence MLNKVLLIANPGSGKNMAETYAKQLQTILENTHGSTVTLRLTTQEGDATDWASCANEEGFDSVICLGGDGTVNETIQGIIKNERQPYFGFVPLGTVNDLGRAIGYSLNPEEAIEQFKQVTPVPMDIAFVNDKVFINVLAIGAIPESVMETESTDKNSLGAFAYIKDAVGAFFSQEGYPLVISYGNNVTAIETNLLIMALTNSVGGFESLFPNASINDGLLHLVAVKGSKPFDLVKAVVERGLTQEESDSLFVISGEKFTIEVDPTSHYPHKIVSNIDGDEGPQLPLDITVKGKAIQVLQPK is encoded by the coding sequence ATGTTAAATAAAGTATTGTTAATTGCAAATCCAGGTTCAGGGAAAAATATGGCTGAAACTTATGCAAAACAGTTACAAACAATATTAGAAAATACGCATGGTTCGACAGTGACATTGCGTTTAACGACACAAGAGGGTGATGCGACGGATTGGGCGAGTTGTGCAAACGAAGAGGGATTCGATTCAGTTATTTGTTTAGGTGGCGACGGGACTGTCAATGAAACGATTCAGGGAATTATCAAAAATGAGCGACAACCGTATTTTGGTTTTGTACCACTAGGTACTGTTAATGACTTAGGTCGTGCCATTGGCTATTCGCTTAATCCAGAAGAGGCGATTGAGCAATTCAAACAAGTGACGCCAGTCCCAATGGATATTGCTTTTGTTAATGATAAGGTCTTTATTAATGTGCTAGCAATCGGTGCCATTCCTGAATCCGTTATGGAAACTGAATCAACTGATAAAAATAGTTTAGGTGCATTTGCCTATATTAAAGATGCGGTAGGAGCATTTTTCTCTCAAGAGGGCTATCCATTAGTGATTTCTTATGGAAATAATGTGACAGCGATTGAAACGAATCTATTAATTATGGCATTGACTAATAGTGTCGGTGGTTTCGAGTCATTATTTCCTAATGCGAGTATCAATGACGGCTTGCTGCATTTAGTGGCAGTAAAAGGCTCTAAACCTTTTGATTTAGTGAAAGCTGTTGTTGAAAGAGGCCTTACTCAAGAAGAATCTGATAGTTTATTTGTTATATCAGGTGAGAAATTTACTATTGAAGTGGATCCGACAAGTCATTATCCGCACAAGATTGTGTCGAATATTGACGGAGATGAGGGGCCGCAATTACCATTGGACATTACGGTAAAAGGAAAGGCGATTCAAGTTTTACAACCAAAATAA